Proteins encoded within one genomic window of Candidatus Berkiella cookevillensis:
- a CDS encoding cytochrome b: MQLMNNEKRFGSLSKLLHWTIFVLYVIQYFLVYRREYFPKDSPEKLQYILLHKSFGVCVLALGLFMLMWRHVGTRPSLPPMPKIQVILAKIMHILLYLSMLVMPISGICMSMLSGRPVSVFGWFELPMLLAKNEALGGIFYKTHVFSSYAVIGLVAGHTLAALYHHFVNKDDVLKKMTCGV, encoded by the coding sequence ATGCAATTAATGAATAATGAGAAAAGATTTGGCTCACTCTCGAAATTATTACATTGGACGATTTTTGTGCTTTATGTGATCCAATATTTTTTAGTCTATCGCAGAGAATATTTTCCCAAAGATTCTCCTGAAAAATTACAATACATTTTATTGCATAAGTCTTTTGGTGTTTGTGTTTTAGCGTTAGGTTTATTTATGTTGATGTGGCGCCATGTGGGAACACGCCCCTCTTTGCCACCGATGCCTAAAATTCAAGTTATTCTTGCTAAGATCATGCATATTTTACTTTACCTGAGTATGTTAGTAATGCCTATTTCTGGTATCTGCATGTCTATGTTGTCAGGACGCCCAGTTTCTGTATTTGGTTGGTTTGAATTACCTATGTTACTTGCTAAAAATGAAGCACTTGGCGGTATTTTTTATAAGACGCATGTTTTTAGTTCTTATGCAGTTATCGGTCTAGTTGCTGGGCACACACTTGCAGCTTTATATCATCATTTTGTGAATAAAGATGATGTCTTAAAGAAAATGACTTGTGGGGTTTAA